The Clostridium chauvoei genome has a window encoding:
- a CDS encoding replication-associated recombination protein A, with translation MYKPLAELMRPTTLEDFVGQRHIIGKGKPLYNLINKKIIPNCILYGPPGTGKTTLANIMANYVDRKFYKLNATTASVKDIQEITSSLDSLLNYNGVVIYIDEIQHFSKKQQQALLEFIENGRVTLIASTTENPYFAIHKAIISRCNIFNFNQLDIQDVIVGLKRAIEKLKKEGIEVEYSKEALDYIATISQGDYRKAYNILELTINSQLNNKKEISVEYIESLNQSHMRADSSGDEFYNLLSALQKSIRGSDEDAAIHYLARLIKSGNLTAIIRRLSVIVAEDIGLAHPNALTVVNSGIELALKVGFPEAQIILAEIVIYLATLPKSNSAYLAINNAMNDLDKKNIGDIPKHLKDAHYSGASNLGVKGYKYPHNFENNYIKQQYMPDELKDTKYYTPQGNKYEESLKKYWSSIK, from the coding sequence ATGTATAAACCTTTAGCAGAGTTAATGAGACCTACTACCTTAGAGGACTTTGTTGGACAAAGACATATAATAGGTAAAGGGAAACCTCTATATAATCTGATAAATAAAAAGATAATTCCTAATTGTATATTATATGGTCCACCAGGTACAGGTAAAACCACATTAGCAAATATAATGGCGAATTACGTAGATAGGAAGTTTTATAAATTAAATGCTACAACAGCTTCAGTTAAAGATATTCAAGAAATTACCTCTAGTTTAGATAGCTTATTAAATTATAATGGTGTTGTAATTTATATAGATGAGATCCAACATTTTAGTAAAAAGCAACAACAAGCATTACTAGAATTTATTGAAAATGGACGGGTTACTCTTATAGCAAGTACAACTGAAAATCCATACTTTGCTATACATAAAGCCATTATAAGTAGGTGCAATATATTTAATTTTAATCAATTAGATATACAAGATGTAATAGTAGGCTTAAAAAGAGCTATAGAAAAACTTAAAAAAGAAGGTATAGAGGTTGAGTATTCAAAAGAAGCTTTAGATTATATAGCTACCATATCTCAAGGAGATTATAGGAAAGCTTATAATATTTTAGAGCTTACTATAAACTCTCAACTTAATAATAAAAAAGAAATATCAGTTGAATATATAGAATCTTTAAATCAATCTCATATGAGAGCAGATTCTAGTGGAGATGAGTTTTATAACTTATTAAGTGCTCTTCAAAAAAGCATTAGAGGTAGTGATGAGGATGCGGCTATACATTATTTAGCTAGATTAATAAAGAGTGGTAATTTAACAGCTATAATTAGAAGATTATCAGTAATAGTTGCTGAGGATATAGGTCTTGCTCATCCTAATGCTTTAACAGTTGTAAATTCTGGGATAGAACTTGCCTTAAAAGTTGGATTTCCAGAAGCACAAATTATTTTGGCAGAAATAGTTATTTATTTAGCTACATTACCTAAATCAAATAGTGCATATCTAGCTATAAATAATGCAATGAACGATTTGGATAAGAAAAATATCGGAGATATACCTAAACATTTAAAAGATGCTCATTATAGTGGGGCAAGTAATTTAGGTGTTAAAGGATATAAATATCCTCATAATTTTGAAAATAATTATATAAAACAACAATATATGCCTGATGAGTTAAAAGACACTAAGTATTATACTCCACAAGGAAATAAATATGAAGAAAGTCTTAAAAAATACTGGTCATCTATAAAATAA
- the adhE gene encoding bifunctional acetaldehyde-CoA/alcohol dehydrogenase, with amino-acid sequence MAVTNAQELTQRIKDLRAAQKVFATYTQEQVDEIFRQAAMAANDNRIKLAKMAVEESGMGIVEDKVIKNHFAAEYIYNQYKDMKTCGVIEEDHTFGITKVAEPIGVIAAIVPTTNPTSTAIFKTLIALKTRNAIIISPHPRAKHATIAAAKIVLDAAVKAGAPEGIIAWIDEPSVELSQNVMRESDIILATGGPAMVKSAYSSGRPALGVGAGNTPAIIDETAHIKMAVNSVLLSKTFDNGVICASEQSILVMDSIYDEVKKELAERGAYILKGEEIDKVRKIILNEKGGLNANMVGQSAYKIAEMAGVKVPTSAKVLVGEVESVELEEPFSHEKLSPVLAMYKVKSFDEALTKACRLIELGGMGHTSVLYTDQVKSTERIAAFGAAMKTARTLINMPASQGAIGDVFNFRLAPSLTLGCGSWGGNSVSENVGPKHLINVKSVAERRENMLWFRVPEKTYFKYGCLPIALQELHEMGKKKVFIVTDKVLAELGYTNHITNVLERFGMDFRVFSEVEPDPTLRAAKKGAEAMLAFQPDVIISLGGGSPMDAAKIMWVMYEHPEVRFEDLAMRFMDIRKRVYKFPTMGEKAMMVAVPTSAGTGSEVTPFAVITDEQTGVKYPLADYELTPDMAIVDAELMMSMPKGLTSCSGIDVLVHAIEAYVSVLASEYTNGLALEAIRLVFKYLPQAYNEGTTNIKAREKMAHASSIAGIAFANAFLGVCHSMAHKLGAFHHLPHGMANSLLINEVIKFNATDAPTKQAAFAQYKYPNAAWRYARIADYLQLGGNTEAEKVELLVKAIEDLQAKVGMPKTIKEAGVSEQSFYATLDEMVEQAFDDQCTGANPRYPLMSELKQMYIDCYEAPKAPVKEAKKDNKKK; translated from the coding sequence ATGGCAGTTACAAATGCACAAGAGTTAACTCAAAGAATTAAAGACCTTAGAGCAGCACAAAAAGTGTTTGCTACATACACTCAAGAACAAGTTGATGAAATCTTTAGACAAGCAGCTATGGCAGCTAATGATAACAGAATTAAATTAGCAAAAATGGCAGTAGAAGAAAGCGGAATGGGAATAGTAGAAGATAAGGTTATAAAGAACCACTTCGCTGCTGAATATATATATAACCAATACAAGGATATGAAAACTTGTGGAGTTATAGAAGAAGACCATACATTTGGTATTACTAAAGTTGCAGAGCCAATAGGAGTTATCGCTGCTATAGTTCCAACTACAAACCCAACTTCAACAGCTATATTCAAAACTTTAATAGCTTTAAAGACTAGAAATGCAATAATCATTTCACCACATCCAAGAGCTAAACATGCTACAATCGCAGCAGCTAAAATAGTTTTAGATGCAGCCGTTAAAGCTGGTGCTCCAGAAGGAATAATCGCTTGGATAGATGAACCTTCAGTTGAATTATCACAAAATGTTATGAGAGAATCAGATATAATACTTGCTACAGGTGGTCCTGCAATGGTTAAGTCAGCTTACTCATCAGGAAGACCAGCTTTAGGAGTTGGAGCAGGAAATACTCCAGCGATCATAGATGAAACAGCTCACATTAAAATGGCTGTAAACTCAGTTCTTTTATCAAAGACTTTTGATAATGGTGTAATTTGTGCATCAGAACAAAGTATATTAGTTATGGATTCAATCTATGATGAAGTTAAGAAGGAATTAGCTGAAAGAGGAGCTTACATCTTAAAGGGTGAAGAAATAGATAAGGTTAGAAAGATAATCTTAAATGAAAAAGGTGGCTTAAATGCTAACATGGTTGGTCAATCAGCTTATAAAATTGCTGAAATGGCTGGAGTTAAGGTTCCAACATCAGCTAAGGTTTTAGTTGGAGAAGTTGAATCAGTTGAATTAGAAGAACCATTCTCACATGAAAAATTATCACCAGTATTAGCAATGTACAAAGTTAAATCTTTCGATGAAGCTTTAACTAAGGCTTGCAGATTAATAGAATTAGGTGGTATGGGTCATACTTCAGTATTATATACAGACCAAGTTAAATCAACAGAAAGAATTGCAGCATTCGGAGCGGCTATGAAGACTGCAAGAACTTTAATAAACATGCCAGCATCACAAGGAGCTATCGGAGACGTATTTAACTTTAGATTAGCACCATCATTAACACTAGGATGTGGATCATGGGGTGGAAACTCAGTTTCAGAAAACGTTGGTCCTAAACACTTAATAAACGTTAAGAGTGTTGCTGAAAGGAGAGAAAATATGCTTTGGTTTAGAGTTCCAGAAAAGACTTACTTCAAATATGGTTGTTTACCAATAGCTCTTCAAGAGTTACATGAAATGGGTAAAAAGAAAGTATTTATAGTTACAGATAAAGTTTTAGCTGAATTAGGATACACAAACCATATTACTAATGTATTAGAAAGATTCGGAATGGACTTTAGAGTATTCTCAGAAGTTGAACCAGATCCAACTTTAAGAGCAGCTAAGAAGGGTGCAGAAGCAATGCTTGCATTCCAACCAGACGTAATAATTTCATTAGGTGGAGGATCACCAATGGATGCTGCTAAGATTATGTGGGTTATGTACGAACATCCAGAAGTTAGATTTGAAGATTTAGCTATGAGATTTATGGATATAAGAAAGAGAGTTTACAAGTTCCCAACTATGGGTGAAAAAGCTATGATGGTAGCAGTACCAACATCAGCAGGTACAGGATCAGAAGTTACTCCATTCGCAGTTATAACTGACGAACAAACAGGAGTTAAGTACCCACTTGCAGATTACGAACTAACTCCAGATATGGCTATAGTTGATGCTGAACTTATGATGAGCATGCCAAAGGGATTAACTTCATGTTCAGGAATCGACGTATTAGTTCATGCTATAGAAGCTTATGTTTCAGTTTTAGCATCAGAATATACAAATGGTTTAGCATTAGAAGCTATAAGATTAGTATTTAAATACTTACCACAAGCTTATAATGAAGGAACTACAAATATTAAAGCAAGAGAAAAAATGGCTCATGCTTCATCAATAGCTGGTATAGCGTTTGCTAATGCATTCTTAGGAGTTTGTCACTCAATGGCACACAAACTAGGAGCATTCCATCACTTACCACACGGAATGGCTAACTCATTATTAATAAACGAAGTAATTAAGTTTAATGCTACAGATGCGCCAACTAAGCAAGCAGCATTTGCACAATACAAGTATCCAAATGCAGCATGGAGATATGCTAGAATTGCTGATTACTTACAATTAGGTGGAAACACTGAAGCAGAAAAAGTTGAATTATTAGTTAAGGCTATAGAAGACTTACAAGCTAAAGTTGGAATGCCTAAGACTATAAAGGAAGCTGGAGTAAGCGAACAAAGCTTCTACGCTACATTAGACGAAATGGTTGAGCAAGCATTTGATGATCAATGTACAGGAGCTAACCCAAGATATCCATTAATGAGCGAACTTAAGCAAATGTATATTGATTGCTACGAAGCTCCAAAAGCACCTGTAAAGGAAGCAAAGAAGGATAATAAAAAGAAATAG
- a CDS encoding HutP family protein produces the protein MRNNSLEVAKIATKMAISTREEEEKLKIDLKKEGFLVTAVNIGGNINESTSKILERALVASKRNDVIREEHLHEGGIIGATRDALMQIWDRASGQNVGGKIGIARKGEHLSVCIFLSIGLLHLDEVVIGIGHRAVPM, from the coding sequence ATGAGAAATAATAGTTTAGAAGTTGCTAAAATAGCAACTAAAATGGCTATTTCAACTAGAGAAGAAGAAGAAAAGTTGAAAATAGATTTAAAAAAAGAAGGTTTTTTAGTTACAGCCGTTAATATTGGAGGAAATATAAACGAATCTACTTCTAAAATTTTAGAAAGAGCTTTAGTTGCATCTAAAAGAAATGATGTAATAAGAGAAGAGCATCTTCATGAAGGTGGTATAATTGGAGCAACAAGAGATGCTCTTATGCAAATATGGGATAGAGCTAGTGGACAAAATGTTGGTGGGAAAATTGGAATAGCTAGAAAAGGTGAGCATTTAAGTGTATGTATTTTTCTAAGTATAGGGTTATTACATTTAGATGAAGTAGTTATAGGAATTGGACATAGAGCAGTACCTATGTAA
- a CDS encoding acetyl-CoA carboxylase carboxyltransferase subunit alpha: MSRELIRSISVWDKVNVARHKDRPNGKFYIDNIFENFIELHGDRNFGDDKAIIGGIASINNKSVTVIAITKGENTKENIERNFGMPNPEGYRKALRLMKQAEKFNRPVICFVDTPGAFCGIGAEERGQGQAIAQNLMEMSRLKTPIISIIIGEGGSGGALALAVADKVFMLEHSIYSILSPEGFASILWKDGSKAKEAAEVMKITAQDLREFKIIDKVIREPRGGAHKHKIRMALGIKKELLDSLKELENKNTKDLLSERYDKFRKMGNFT, encoded by the coding sequence ATGAGTAGAGAATTAATTAGAAGTATATCTGTTTGGGATAAGGTAAATGTAGCAAGACATAAAGATAGACCAAATGGGAAGTTTTATATAGATAATATTTTTGAAAATTTTATTGAATTACATGGAGATAGAAATTTTGGAGATGATAAAGCTATAATTGGTGGAATTGCATCAATTAATAATAAAAGTGTTACAGTTATAGCTATTACTAAAGGAGAAAACACTAAAGAAAATATAGAAAGAAATTTTGGTATGCCAAATCCAGAGGGTTATAGAAAAGCTTTAAGACTTATGAAGCAAGCAGAAAAGTTTAATAGGCCTGTAATTTGTTTTGTAGACACTCCAGGAGCTTTTTGCGGTATAGGAGCAGAAGAAAGAGGTCAAGGGCAAGCAATTGCACAAAATTTAATGGAAATGAGTAGATTAAAGACTCCAATAATATCTATAATTATTGGAGAAGGTGGAAGCGGTGGTGCTCTTGCTTTAGCTGTAGCAGATAAAGTTTTTATGCTTGAACATTCTATTTATTCTATTTTATCTCCAGAAGGTTTTGCATCAATTTTATGGAAGGATGGAAGCAAGGCTAAAGAAGCAGCAGAAGTTATGAAAATAACAGCTCAAGATTTAAGGGAGTTTAAAATAATAGATAAAGTTATAAGAGAGCCACGAGGTGGAGCTCATAAACACAAAATAAGAATGGCATTAGGAATAAAAAAAGAATTATTAGATTCACTTAAAGAGTTAGAAAATAAGAATACAAAAGATCTTTTATCAGAAAGATATGATAAATTTAGAAAAATGGGGAATTTTACTTAG
- the accD gene encoding acetyl-CoA carboxylase, carboxyltransferase subunit beta, producing MLKDLFKKSQYATVSKVTFSNNEMGEKPNIPSGMWTKCDSCGNVLYTKDLDLNLNVCNRCGFHFRINAKERIRQIFDKDSFKEVFKEVVTTNPLNFNGYEEKIKKGISSSGSDEAVITGIGKINKIEVATAVMDSFFMMGSMGSVVGEKITRIVEYATDNNLPLIIFTTSGGARMQEGIFSLMQMAKVSAAIARHDEKGLLYITVLTDPTTGGVTASFAMEGDIILSEPKTLVGFAGRRVIENTIKETLPEDFQSSEFLLEKGFIDSIVERKNLRGHIYKILYLHGGKENE from the coding sequence ATGCTTAAGGATTTATTTAAGAAAAGTCAATATGCAACAGTAAGTAAAGTAACATTTAGCAATAATGAAATGGGAGAAAAACCCAATATACCTTCAGGTATGTGGACTAAATGTGATAGTTGTGGAAATGTACTTTATACTAAAGATTTAGATTTAAACTTAAATGTATGTAATAGATGTGGGTTTCATTTTAGAATAAATGCAAAGGAAAGAATAAGACAAATATTTGATAAAGACTCTTTTAAGGAAGTTTTTAAAGAGGTAGTAACAACAAATCCTTTAAATTTTAATGGGTATGAAGAAAAGATAAAAAAAGGAATAAGTTCATCAGGTAGTGATGAAGCTGTAATTACTGGTATTGGTAAAATAAATAAAATAGAAGTAGCTACTGCTGTTATGGATAGCTTCTTTATGATGGGAAGTATGGGGAGTGTAGTAGGTGAGAAAATTACTAGAATAGTAGAATATGCTACAGATAATAACTTACCATTAATTATATTTACAACCTCAGGGGGAGCTAGAATGCAAGAGGGGATTTTTTCTCTTATGCAAATGGCAAAGGTATCAGCAGCTATTGCAAGGCATGATGAAAAAGGACTTCTTTATATAACAGTTTTAACAGATCCAACTACAGGGGGAGTTACAGCAAGTTTTGCAATGGAAGGCGATATTATTTTAAGTGAACCAAAAACTTTAGTAGGATTTGCTGGGAGAAGAGTTATTGAAAATACTATAAAAGAAACACTTCCAGAGGATTTTCAAAGTTCAGAGTTTCTTTTAGAAAAAGGGTTTATAGACTCAATAGTAGAAAGAAAAAACTTAAGAGGTCATATTTATAAAATTCTATATCTTCATGGAGGTAAAGAAAATGAGTAG
- a CDS encoding acetyl-CoA carboxylase biotin carboxylase subunit, with product MLKKVLIANRGEIAVRIIRACRELGILTVAVYSEADKEALHTQLADEAVCIGPPLAKDSYLNITNILSACVLTGADAIHPGFGFLSENARFAKMCVECNIKFIGPDFESIELMGNKAKAREVMKNANVPVVPGYEGIIENEEHALMLAKEIGYPLMVKASAGGGGKGIRIVREESEFKLAYNTAKAEAQACFGDDRIYLEKFIEKPRHIEFQILADEFNNVIHLGERECSLQRKNQKVLEEAPSTFLNEDLRNEMGEIAKRAARAVNYKNAGTIEFLVDKNGEYYFMEMNTRIQVEHPITEMITDIDLVKEQLKIASKIPLTLKQEDVKISGHAIECRINAEDPCKDFRPCPGTIKELCMPAGMGVRIDSAIYCGYKIPHNYDSMIGKLITFAKTREEAIIKMKRSLAEFGIGGVVTNIDFQYWLIQQEEFLRGEYDTSFLAEKMVKKDA from the coding sequence ATGTTAAAGAAAGTGCTAATTGCAAACAGAGGAGAAATAGCTGTTAGAATAATAAGAGCATGTAGGGAACTTGGAATATTAACGGTAGCTGTTTATTCAGAAGCTGATAAAGAAGCCTTGCATACACAATTAGCAGATGAGGCTGTATGTATAGGACCACCTTTAGCTAAAGATAGCTATTTAAACATTACTAATATATTAAGTGCATGTGTTTTAACAGGTGCAGATGCAATACATCCTGGATTTGGATTTTTATCAGAAAATGCTCGTTTTGCAAAAATGTGTGTAGAATGTAATATAAAATTTATCGGACCAGATTTCGAATCCATAGAACTTATGGGAAATAAGGCAAAGGCAAGAGAAGTTATGAAAAATGCTAATGTACCAGTAGTACCAGGATATGAGGGGATTATAGAAAATGAAGAGCATGCATTAATGCTAGCTAAAGAAATAGGTTACCCTTTAATGGTTAAAGCTTCAGCTGGTGGAGGCGGTAAAGGTATAAGAATAGTTAGAGAAGAAAGTGAATTTAAATTAGCCTATAATACCGCTAAGGCAGAAGCTCAAGCTTGTTTTGGAGATGATAGAATATATTTAGAAAAGTTTATAGAAAAGCCAAGACATATAGAATTTCAAATATTAGCAGATGAATTTAATAATGTAATTCACTTAGGAGAAAGAGAATGTTCATTGCAAAGAAAAAATCAGAAGGTTTTAGAAGAAGCTCCATCAACATTTCTAAATGAAGATTTAAGAAATGAAATGGGTGAAATTGCAAAAAGAGCAGCTAGAGCAGTTAACTATAAAAATGCAGGAACTATTGAATTTTTAGTTGATAAAAACGGAGAATATTATTTCATGGAGATGAATACTAGAATACAAGTAGAACATCCTATAACTGAAATGATAACAGATATAGATTTAGTTAAAGAACAACTAAAAATAGCATCTAAAATTCCTTTAACTTTAAAGCAAGAAGATGTGAAAATATCTGGTCATGCAATAGAGTGTAGAATAAATGCAGAAGATCCATGTAAGGATTTTAGACCATGTCCTGGAACTATAAAAGAATTATGTATGCCAGCAGGAATGGGAGTTAGAATAGATAGTGCTATATATTGTGGATATAAAATTCCTCATAATTATGATTCTATGATTGGAAAATTAATAACCTTTGCAAAAACAAGAGAAGAAGCAATTATAAAAATGAAAAGGTCATTGGCAGAGTTTGGTATTGGGGGAGTTGTTACTAATATAGATTTTCAATATTGGTTAATTCAACAAGAGGAATTTTTAAGGGGAGAATATGATACTTCCTTTTTAGCAGAAAAGATGGTGAAGAAAGATGCTTAA
- the fabZ gene encoding 3-hydroxyacyl-ACP dehydratase FabZ encodes MLGPKEIKEIIPHRYPFLLLDRVEEIVDGVSAKGFKNVSINEPFFQGHYPDYPVMPGVLILEAMAQLGAVAVLSKEENKGKIPLFAGTNKVRWKKQVVPGDKLDLYVEIIKLKGPIGVGKGISTVDGVKACEAELLFAIG; translated from the coding sequence ATGCTTGGACCTAAAGAGATAAAGGAAATAATCCCTCATAGATATCCATTTTTATTATTAGATAGAGTAGAAGAAATAGTTGATGGTGTTAGTGCAAAAGGTTTTAAAAATGTTTCAATAAATGAACCTTTTTTTCAAGGACATTATCCAGACTATCCTGTTATGCCAGGAGTTTTAATTTTAGAAGCTATGGCACAATTAGGAGCGGTAGCTGTATTAAGTAAAGAAGAAAATAAAGGAAAAATACCTCTATTTGCAGGAACTAATAAGGTAAGATGGAAAAAACAAGTTGTTCCTGGAGATAAATTAGATTTATATGTTGAAATAATAAAATTAAAAGGGCCAATAGGAGTAGGGAAAGGTATTTCAACAGTTGATGGAGTAAAGGCTTGTGAGGCAGAATTACTATTTGCTATAGGATAG
- the accB gene encoding acetyl-CoA carboxylase biotin carboxyl carrier protein — protein MDFKEIRELVEMINSSELAYFELKMGESYIKMDKSLTRNTPEKSSDKDKLNTVEDVKNTEKQVALEKEVKNEVSVIDNEVKEEDLDLIEIKCPMVGTFYSSSAPGKDAFVKEGDKVSKGNVLCIVEAMKLMNEIECEYDCEIYKVLVNDGDMVEYGQPLFSVRRV, from the coding sequence ATGGATTTTAAAGAGATAAGAGAGTTAGTAGAAATGATTAACTCATCTGAACTTGCTTATTTTGAATTAAAAATGGGTGAGAGTTATATAAAAATGGATAAATCACTAACGAGAAATACTCCAGAAAAATCTTCTGATAAAGATAAATTAAATACAGTAGAAGATGTAAAAAATACAGAAAAACAAGTTGCTTTAGAAAAAGAAGTTAAAAATGAAGTTAGTGTTATAGACAATGAAGTTAAAGAGGAAGATTTAGATCTTATAGAAATAAAATGTCCTATGGTTGGAACTTTTTATAGTTCATCAGCACCAGGAAAAGATGCTTTTGTAAAAGAAGGTGACAAAGTATCTAAAGGAAATGTTTTATGTATAGTTGAAGCTATGAAGCTTATGAATGAAATAGAATGTGAATATGATTGTGAAATCTATAAAGTACTAGTAAATGATGGTGATATGGTAGAGTATGGTCAACCATTATTTAGTGTAAGGAGAGTGTAA
- the fabF gene encoding beta-ketoacyl-ACP synthase II, with amino-acid sequence MSRRVVITGMGAITPIGNDVKSFWNNSKEGKLGIDFIKSIDVSNLDVKVAGEVKDFNPQGIIDKKELRRLDKFVQYGIVACDEAIKSASLDLDKINKERLGVLVGSGIGGFSTMENGFKVLFDRGAKRVSPLFIPMAIINLGAGNIAIKYGAKGMCNSAVTACATGTNNIGDAFRHIKHGYADIMIAGGTEAPITQMAIAGFNSMKALNSSNNIERASTPFDKERSGFVMGEGAGILIMESLEHAINRGANILAEIVGYGSTCDAHHITSPDPEGEGAARAIKQAIEEANIEENEISYINAHGTSTQLNDKFETAAIKKVFGENAYNIPISSTKSMTGHLLGAAGAIESIICINALRDSFVPPTIGLQVKDEELDLDYIPNVGRNVEVKYALTNSLGFGGHNASLVFKKWD; translated from the coding sequence ATGAGTAGAAGAGTAGTAATTACTGGAATGGGTGCTATTACACCCATTGGAAATGATGTTAAGAGCTTTTGGAATAATTCAAAGGAAGGGAAACTAGGAATAGATTTTATAAAATCTATTGATGTATCAAATTTAGATGTAAAGGTTGCTGGAGAAGTTAAAGATTTTAATCCACAAGGAATTATAGATAAAAAAGAACTTAGAAGGTTAGATAAATTTGTACAATATGGAATTGTAGCATGTGATGAAGCTATAAAAAGTGCAAGTTTAGATTTAGATAAAATAAATAAAGAACGACTTGGTGTTCTGGTTGGATCTGGAATCGGTGGATTTTCAACAATGGAGAATGGATTTAAAGTATTATTTGATAGAGGAGCTAAAAGAGTATCACCATTATTTATACCAATGGCAATAATAAATTTAGGAGCTGGAAATATAGCTATTAAATATGGAGCTAAAGGTATGTGCAATTCAGCAGTTACAGCTTGTGCAACAGGAACAAATAATATAGGTGATGCATTTAGACATATAAAGCATGGATATGCAGATATAATGATTGCTGGAGGTACTGAAGCTCCAATAACTCAAATGGCTATTGCTGGTTTTAATAGTATGAAGGCATTAAATTCATCAAATAATATAGAAAGAGCATCTACTCCTTTTGATAAAGAAAGAAGCGGTTTTGTAATGGGGGAAGGTGCTGGAATTTTAATAATGGAAAGTTTAGAACATGCAATTAATAGAGGAGCAAATATACTAGCTGAAATTGTTGGATATGGTTCAACTTGCGATGCACATCATATAACTTCACCAGATCCAGAAGGAGAAGGAGCAGCTAGAGCTATAAAGCAAGCTATAGAAGAAGCAAATATTGAGGAAAATGAAATTTCTTATATAAATGCTCATGGTACTTCAACTCAATTAAATGATAAGTTTGAGACAGCAGCAATAAAGAAGGTCTTTGGTGAAAATGCATATAATATTCCAATATCGTCAACAAAATCAATGACTGGACATCTGTTAGGTGCAGCAGGAGCTATTGAAAGTATAATATGTATAAATGCTTTAAGAGATAGTTTTGTACCTCCTACTATAGGGTTACAAGTAAAGGATGAAGAATTAGATTTAGATTATATACCTAATGTAGGAAGAAATGTAGAGGTTAAATATGCATTAACAAACTCTTTAGGCTTTGGAGGCCATAACGCATCTTTAGTATTTAAAAAGTGGGATTAA
- the fabG gene encoding 3-oxoacyl-[acyl-carrier-protein] reductase translates to MLKNKCAVVTGATRGIGRAIAKKYAKLGANIVINYRNSDEEAKKLEEELRELGVEVLVVKADISDFEEAQNLINLAKETFGTVDILVNNAGITKDGLVMRMKEEDFDSVIEVNLKGVFNCLRAVSPIMIRQKSGKIINMSSVVGIIGNAGQINYCAAKAGVIGMTKSLAREIGGRGINVNAIAPGFIQTDMTNKLSDKNKEMILGNIPLKRLGNVEDIAEVAAFLASDASSYITGQVISVDGGMAI, encoded by the coding sequence ATGTTAAAGAATAAGTGTGCAGTAGTAACAGGAGCAACAAGAGGAATTGGGAGAGCAATAGCTAAAAAGTATGCAAAACTTGGAGCTAATATTGTTATTAATTATAGAAATAGTGATGAAGAAGCAAAAAAATTAGAAGAAGAACTTAGAGAACTAGGAGTAGAAGTCTTAGTTGTAAAAGCTGATATAAGTGATTTTGAGGAAGCTCAAAATTTAATAAATTTAGCAAAAGAAACTTTTGGAACTGTAGATATTTTAGTCAATAATGCGGGAATTACTAAAGATGGATTAGTAATGAGAATGAAGGAAGAAGACTTTGATAGCGTAATTGAAGTAAATTTAAAAGGTGTATTTAATTGTTTAAGAGCAGTATCTCCAATAATGATAAGACAAAAATCAGGGAAGATAATAAATATGTCTTCAGTAGTTGGAATAATAGGAAATGCAGGACAAATAAATTATTGTGCAGCAAAGGCTGGAGTTATTGGAATGACTAAATCCTTAGCAAGAGAAATTGGAGGAAGAGGTATTAATGTTAATGCTATTGCTCCTGGATTTATTCAAACAGATATGACAAATAAATTATCAGATAAAAATAAAGAAATGATACTTGGGAATATTCCACTTAAAAGATTAGGAAATGTTGAAGACATTGCAGAAGTAGCTGCATTTTTAGCAAGTGATGCTTCATCATATATAACAGGTCAAGTTATAAGTGTAGATGGCGGAATGGCTATATAA